Part of the Choloepus didactylus isolate mChoDid1 chromosome 10, mChoDid1.pri, whole genome shotgun sequence genome is shown below.
GCCTGCACAAGGGGCCGTGAGGTGCAGCACCCTGAGCATCAGCTTTTCATGTGCTAAGCTGGAAAACATCACAAAAAGCCAGGCTGTCTGGGTTCCAGACCCCATGACTTAGCTGGATCTCCTTGGGAAAAATTgcttcccacccccatcccccagcttTGCTTTCATCTGTAGAGTGCAGTTAGATGGGAGATGACTCTCCATGACTCTCAGGGGCTCCTATAGCCCGAGGTGGGGCCCTCAAACCCCACTGAGCTGAGACCACAGCGGAGCCGAGGGATCTGGGTGCCTGCAGAGCAACTCAGGGCGCCTGCCCTTTTGTTGGGGAGTTCTTATAACATGACAACAGTGATGCTAGCAGCTACAGGTTTACCTGCATTTGCTCTGTGTCTTGTGCTGGGCTGGCATTCACCTGCCCTCAGCCATCCCAGTGGCCCTGAGAGAGATGTGCATGATTGAGTATGGGGTCCAGAGCGGGGAAGCACCTTGCCCAGAGCCTCACACCAGGGAGGTTCCCGGGTCAGAACCTCTGGGGTTCCCGGGTCAGAGCTCTTGACAACTGGGCCGCCTGCTCTCAGACCTACCAGCAGGAAGATGCAAGTCAAAGCTGACCAAATGTCAGCCAGGGGCGCAGCCTTCCTACTCAGACGCGGAGGAGGGCCCTGCAGCTGGTCGCCCCAGAAACGGCAAACCCTCACAGCCCAGCCCAGGGGTCCTGGCAAAGCTGGCCCCAGGGGCTGGACTAGGGTCAGTGTTGGGAGGGCCCCTGGGCAGGCTTTCCAGTTCTAATGCTCCCCAAGTGGGTGCTCCCCAGAGGGAGCCATTCTGGCCTTGGAGGCTGCATTGAGGGAGGATGGAGGGGCCTTGGATCACCCTGGTCCTTGGGATCGCCCCGTAGCACTGGCTGTGGCCTGGGTGGAGGGGCCGCGCTGTAGAGGGCAGACTGCGTGGTGGAGGAGACACCGAGGTGAGGGCCCCACAGTGGCTGCAGAAGCAAGAGAGCCCTGATTGCCCCTGAAGGAGGAcatggaagcccagagagggcagatgtttgcccagggtcacccagcaGGGGTAATCTCTCCCAGATGCGGCCGAGCCCATGGCCACTGTGCCCTGAAGCCTCCTGTTGGCACCTGAAGCTATGAAGGATGCTCCGTGCTACCCTGGGGCAGGTGTGGGCAGGGGTCCGGCCGCCCTGCATTCCCACCCCTGACATGCTGTGTAGCCCACGGAGAGTCACCCAATCTCTTGGAGCCCATGGCCCCTGCCTTAGCCTGAGGTCACAGGGCTACTCTGGGCTTCATCCAGTCGCCCAGTGGTGACTGCAGAGGCCTTTCCAGGCCAGCATGGGCCACGTGGAGCCAGCACTTGGTCCGGCACCGGGTCCATGTTGGGACTCGCTTGCCATTGCTGTTGATACCCACCAGAGCCCTCCAGGTGAGGCATCCCATGCCGCAGACTCGCTGGGACCCAGTCCTCATCTAAATGGTTTCACTGCCTAGTGAGGGAGCGGCTGGTCCTGGGGGAGGCTGATTTGACACGAGAGAACAGGTTATGACTTTTGGAAAGGGACCACTCCTGGGGGAGCCCCTGGTTCATCCAATATGATTCTAGATATCTGTTCACTGACCCACAGAAGGCAAGCTCCATGGGCACAGGGAGCTGGGTCTGCTCTGTTCGTTTTCTAGCCATAGGGCCTAGGACATCCCTCTGCCGGGGTTAGGCAGCACAGCCTTGCCGAGTGACCGAGTCACCCGGTCTTCTTGTCCTCAGGTCCAGCTGGGAGCTCCCGGACCTCCAGGAGGGCAAGATCGAGGCCATCAGTGACTCGGACGGGGTGAACTACCCCTGGTATGGCAATACCACGGAGACGTGCACCATCGTGGGCCCTACCAAGAGAGACTCCAAGTTTATCATCAGCATGAACGACAACTTTTATCCCAGTGTCACGTGGGCCGTGCCCGTCAGCGAGAGCAACGTGGCCAAGCTGACCAACATCTACCGGGACCAGAGCTTCACCACGTGGCTGGTGGCCACCAACACCTCCACCAATGACATGATCATCCTGCAGACACTGCACTGGCGGATGCAGCTCAGCATCGAGGTGAACCCCAACCGACCCCTAGGCCAGCGCGCCAGGCTGCGGGAGCCCATTGCCCAGGACCAGCCCAAGATCCTGAGCAAGAACGAGCCAATCCCGCCCAACGCCCTGGTCAAGCCCAATGCCAACGACGCTCAGGTCCTCATGTGGCGGCCCAAGTACGGGCAGCCGCTGGTGGTGATCCCACCCAAGCACCGGTAACAGCCAGGGGCAGCCCGCTAGATTAGACTCACAAATAATAATACTGCTCAAAACAAAACCCAGACACACTCTTCAGTCATTCAGCAAAATACAACCATTCTACCTTCTCCAGTGGGACGGAGCTCACTGTGCTgatgcccccccacccctccgCCCCCGGGCTCTCTCGGAACCTGCTTCcttctggggatgggggtggagtggAGACATAGACCAGACAGACAAACCCCTCATGCGCCCTTCCAGTGTCCACCTTCAGTCTTCTCCCCTCACCTCTCCTTTTCTCACGGTTTCCATCAGTCACTTGCAACAGACTCCCTGAAACAACTgcttttttcaggttttttttttgacTCCTCTTTATATGAGGttcaggggtgggaggaggaggagctggtgATGAAGGAAGCCGATGCCTTGGATCGTTAGGCGATCCTCGATCCTCGCCGGTCGCCTGGCCGAGTGTGGCCAGCGCTCCCCTCACAGCTCTCCCTGGTCCTCTGTCACGCGGCCTTATGTAGACTTGCTTTGCCAAACTTTTGCCTTAAGCTGaatttaaagggaaaacaaaacaaaagaaagggaaaagaaagcaggATCTCTTTTCTCCTGGACTTGTCATCTTCAGCcagaggtggagggaggggagttGGTTTGGGGGTGGCGGAGAGTGTCGCCTGAGTCTTCTTCCGGGTTGCTTTGGGAGAGTGGCAAAGAGAGAGATTCAGGCCTAAAACCAGCTGCTTGTTGATTTGTTTCAGCAGAAAACAAAACCAGAGACAGACGCTGCCCAAGGAGCCCCTACTGTCCCCCACACAGTGGAGTCCCTCCGCCCCAGTACCTACAGAGAGGCGCTCTGAGCCCTGGCTGGTGAGACCCGCCGGTGGCggcttctctcctctctcttcttggCAGCCTTAATTTGCCTCGGGTGGgtctgggaggagagagggagggtccCAGGAGCTATAGGATGAGCCCAGAGAATTTTCACCCTCTCAGTCCTTGGTGCCACCCAAGGGTAGGTCCACTAGCACCCTCCCCTAAGTGTGGG
Proteins encoded:
- the FAM78A gene encoding protein FAM78A isoform X2, encoding MPGFPWDCWASLEIRAVLCAMGCIQSIGGKARVFREGITVIDVKASIDPIPTSIDESSSVVLRYRTPHFRASAQVVMPPIPKKETWIVGWIQACSHMEFYNQYGEQGMSSWELPDLQEGKIEAISDSDGVNYPWYGNTTETCTIVGPTKRDSKFIISMNDNFYPSVTWAVPVSESNVAKLTNIYRDQSFTTWLVATNTSTNDMIILQTLHWRMQLSIEVNPNRPLGQRARLREPIAQDQPKILSKNEPIPPNALVKPNANDAQVLMWRPKYGQPLVVIPPKHRHFCRKPLSSTSRRHTSSPAQPSHCCSQ
- the FAM78A gene encoding protein FAM78A isoform X1 produces the protein MPGFPWDCWASLEIRAVLCAMGCIQSIGGKARVFREGITVIDVKASIDPIPTSIDESSSVVLRYRTPHFRASAQVVMPPIPKKETWIVGWIQACSHMEFYNQYGEQGMSSWELPDLQEGKIEAISDSDGVNYPWYGNTTETCTIVGPTKRDSKFIISMNDNFYPSVTWAVPVSESNVAKLTNIYRDQSFTTWLVATNTSTNDMIILQTLHWRMQLSIEVNPNRPLGQRARLREPIAQDQPKILSKNEPIPPNALVKPNANDAQVLMWRPKYGQPLVVIPPKHRKQNQRQTLPKEPLLSPTQWSPSAPVPTERRSEPWLVRPAGGGFSPLSSWQP
- the FAM78A gene encoding protein FAM78A isoform X3, with amino-acid sequence MPGFPWDCWASLEIRAVLCAMGCIQSIGGKARVFREGITVIDVKASIDPIPTSIDESSSVVLRYRTPHFRASAQVVMPPIPKKETWIVGWIQACSHMEFYNQYGEQGMSSWELPDLQEGKIEAISDSDGVNYPWYGNTTETCTIVGPTKRDSKFIISMNDNFYPSVTWAVPVSESNVAKLTNIYRDQSFTTWLVATNTSTNDMIILQTLHWRMQLSIEVNPNRPLGQRARLREPIAQDQPKILSKNEPIPPNALVKPNANDAQVLMWRPKYGQPLVVIPPKHR